From one Synechocystis sp. PCC 6803 substr. PCC-P genomic stretch:
- the rpaB gene encoding response regulator transcription factor RpaB, with the protein METNKERILVVDDEASIRRILETRLSMIGYEVVTAADGEEAIATFHESDPDLVVLDVMMPKLDGYGVCQELRKESDIPIIMLTALGDVADRITGLELGADDYVVKPFSPKELEARIRSVLRRVDKNGMPGIPSSGVLQIATIRIDTNKRQVYKGDERIRLTGMEFSLLELLVSRSGEPFSRSEILQEVWGYTPERHVDTRVVDVHISRLRAKLEEDPSNPELILTARGTGYLFQRILEPGEEP; encoded by the coding sequence TTGGAAACCAATAAAGAAAGGATATTGGTGGTCGATGACGAGGCCAGCATCCGACGCATACTGGAAACCCGTTTATCCATGATTGGCTATGAAGTGGTGACCGCTGCCGACGGTGAAGAGGCGATCGCCACTTTCCATGAGAGCGACCCCGATTTGGTGGTGTTGGATGTGATGATGCCCAAGCTGGACGGCTACGGCGTTTGCCAAGAACTACGTAAAGAATCGGACATTCCCATTATTATGCTTACCGCCCTGGGGGATGTGGCCGATCGCATTACCGGTTTGGAACTGGGGGCCGATGATTATGTGGTGAAGCCCTTTTCCCCCAAGGAATTGGAAGCTAGAATCCGGTCCGTGCTACGGCGGGTGGACAAAAACGGTATGCCGGGCATTCCCAGTTCGGGCGTGTTGCAAATTGCCACCATTCGCATTGATACCAACAAGCGTCAAGTGTATAAAGGGGATGAGCGCATCCGCCTAACAGGAATGGAATTTAGCCTGTTGGAATTGTTGGTGAGTCGCTCCGGAGAGCCCTTTTCCCGTTCGGAAATTCTCCAGGAAGTGTGGGGCTACACCCCCGAACGCCATGTGGATACCAGGGTGGTGGACGTGCATATTTCCCGCCTGCGGGCCAAACTAGAGGAAGACCCCAGCAATCCCGAATTAATTCTTACTGCCCGGGGCACCGGTTACCTGTTCCAACGCATTCTGGAACCGGGGGAAGAACCGTAA
- a CDS encoding ABC-F family ATP-binding cassette domain-containing protein, with protein MALITVQSLRKDFGIKEILRDATFNIEPGDRVGLIGVNGSGKSTLLKMIAGLEPFDGGEYWCNSSAKVVYLPQQPEMDGDRTVLEQVFVDSGEQWQLVKQYELLSDKLAHQGSDEQLLNQLSALSAQMETSGAWELETQAKIILTQLGVDHLDAKVGDLSGGYRKRVAIAAALLSQPDVLLMDEPTNHLDAFSVEWLQSYLQRFRGALLLITHDRYFLDRVTNRILEIDQGELYSYNGNYGYYLTKKAEAEESEQSSQKKHRGVLRRELEWLKRGPKARSTKQKARIDRIQDMQETSFKTGTGKVDISTAGRRIGKKVVELENISKGFENKQLIKDFSYIFTPGDRVGIVGKNGVGKSTLMNMITGRLEPDQGTVDIGSTIHFGYFDQHSDDLSLNPNQRVIDYLKSVAELIKTTDGEVITAGQMLERFLFPPNQQFAPIAKLSGGEKRRLFLLRVLMRAPNVLILDEPTNDLDVQTLAVLEDYLEDFNGCVIVVSHDRYFLDRTVETIFAFEEEGELRQYPGNYTLYLEYKKAEQVRANQEETELKKSQPVASVTTKVSQDSSSKKLSYKEKREYEQLEQQIPQLEEEKAQLEAQLYQSSNGNFTELQNLTERLANLSESIDQKTERWLTLAERI; from the coding sequence ATGGCTCTCATCACTGTTCAATCCCTCCGCAAAGATTTTGGTATTAAAGAAATTCTGCGGGACGCTACGTTCAACATCGAGCCAGGCGATCGGGTGGGATTAATTGGGGTTAATGGCTCCGGTAAATCCACCCTGTTGAAAATGATTGCCGGGTTAGAACCCTTTGATGGCGGAGAATATTGGTGCAACAGCAGTGCCAAAGTGGTTTATTTACCCCAACAACCAGAGATGGACGGCGATCGCACCGTGTTGGAGCAGGTTTTTGTGGACAGTGGCGAACAGTGGCAATTAGTTAAACAATACGAACTGCTGTCGGACAAGTTGGCCCACCAGGGCAGTGACGAGCAATTGCTTAATCAACTGTCGGCCCTATCAGCCCAGATGGAAACCAGTGGGGCCTGGGAATTGGAAACCCAAGCCAAAATTATTCTGACCCAGTTGGGGGTAGATCATCTCGATGCCAAAGTAGGCGATCTTTCCGGTGGTTACCGTAAACGGGTGGCGATCGCCGCCGCATTGTTGTCCCAACCGGATGTGCTGTTGATGGACGAACCCACTAACCATTTGGATGCTTTTTCGGTGGAATGGCTACAAAGTTACCTGCAACGGTTCCGGGGAGCATTGTTATTAATTACCCACGACCGCTATTTTTTGGACCGGGTGACGAACCGTATTTTGGAAATTGACCAAGGAGAACTGTATAGCTACAACGGTAACTATGGTTATTATCTGACCAAAAAAGCGGAAGCAGAGGAATCGGAACAGAGCAGTCAGAAAAAACACCGGGGAGTGTTGCGGCGGGAATTGGAATGGTTAAAAAGAGGGCCTAAAGCCCGGAGCACTAAGCAAAAAGCCCGCATTGACCGCATCCAGGATATGCAGGAGACCAGCTTTAAAACGGGGACGGGAAAAGTAGATATTAGTACGGCTGGGCGGCGCATTGGCAAAAAAGTGGTAGAGCTGGAAAACATTAGCAAGGGCTTTGAAAACAAACAATTAATTAAAGATTTTTCCTATATTTTCACCCCCGGCGATCGGGTGGGAATTGTGGGCAAAAATGGCGTGGGCAAATCCACTTTAATGAATATGATCACTGGCAGATTGGAGCCGGACCAAGGCACAGTGGACATTGGTAGCACCATTCATTTTGGTTATTTTGATCAACACTCCGATGACCTGAGTTTAAATCCTAATCAACGGGTAATTGATTACCTCAAAAGTGTGGCGGAATTGATCAAAACCACCGACGGCGAAGTAATTACCGCTGGGCAGATGTTAGAAAGATTTTTATTTCCCCCCAATCAACAATTTGCTCCCATTGCCAAGTTATCCGGGGGAGAAAAGCGCCGTTTATTTTTACTGCGGGTGTTGATGCGAGCCCCCAACGTTTTAATTTTGGACGAACCTACCAACGATTTGGATGTGCAAACCCTGGCGGTGTTGGAAGATTACCTGGAAGATTTTAACGGTTGCGTCATTGTGGTTTCCCATGACCGGTATTTCCTCGACCGCACCGTGGAAACCATTTTTGCTTTTGAAGAAGAGGGAGAACTACGGCAATATCCCGGCAATTACACTTTGTATTTGGAATATAAAAAAGCAGAACAGGTTAGAGCAAACCAAGAAGAAACTGAGTTAAAAAAATCTCAACCAGTTGCTTCTGTTACGACCAAAGTTAGCCAAGATAGTAGCTCGAAAAAACTTTCCTATAAAGAAAAGCGGGAATACGAACAGCTTGAGCAACAAATTCCCCAATTGGAAGAAGAAAAAGCCCAACTGGAAGCCCAACTTTACCAGAGTTCCAACGGCAATTTTACCGAGTTGCAAAACCTGACGGAACGCTTAGCTAATTTAAGTGAAAGTATTGATCAAAAAACAGAACGTTGGCTAACTTTAGCTGAGAGAATTTGA
- a CDS encoding branched-chain amino acid ABC transporter permease, giving the protein MDLSQLIFNGIAVGSIIALGAVGLTLTYGILRLSNFAHGDFMTLAAYLTWWANTSGINLWLSMALGCVGTIIAMFIGEWLLWKPMRARRATATTLIIISIGLALFLRNGILLIWGGNNQNYRVPIVPAQDFMGIKFEYYRLLVIAMAIAAMVVLHLILQRTKVGKAMRAVADNVDLAKVSGINVEWVVMWTWVMTAVLTALGGSMYGLMTTLKPNMGWFLILPMFASVILGGIGNPYGAIAGGIIIGVAQEVSVPWFGTSYKMGVALLLMIIILFIRPQGLFKGTQ; this is encoded by the coding sequence ATGGATCTATCACAGTTAATCTTTAATGGCATTGCGGTGGGAAGCATTATCGCCCTGGGGGCAGTGGGGTTGACCCTGACCTATGGCATTTTACGCCTGTCTAATTTTGCCCATGGTGATTTTATGACTTTGGCGGCCTATTTAACTTGGTGGGCCAACACCAGCGGCATTAATTTGTGGTTATCCATGGCCCTGGGTTGTGTCGGTACCATCATTGCCATGTTCATTGGTGAATGGTTGCTCTGGAAGCCCATGCGGGCCCGGCGGGCTACGGCAACAACGCTGATCATTATTTCCATTGGTCTAGCCCTATTTCTCCGCAACGGCATCCTCTTGATCTGGGGTGGCAATAACCAAAATTACCGAGTGCCCATTGTCCCTGCCCAGGATTTTATGGGCATTAAATTTGAGTATTACCGTCTACTGGTCATTGCTATGGCGATCGCCGCCATGGTGGTGTTGCATTTGATTTTGCAAAGGACGAAAGTGGGCAAAGCGATGCGGGCCGTGGCGGACAATGTTGATCTGGCGAAAGTATCCGGCATCAACGTGGAATGGGTAGTGATGTGGACCTGGGTAATGACCGCAGTGTTAACAGCCCTAGGAGGATCCATGTATGGCCTGATGACCACCCTGAAACCGAATATGGGGTGGTTTTTGATTTTGCCCATGTTTGCTTCGGTGATTCTAGGGGGCATTGGTAATCCCTACGGGGCGATCGCCGGGGGGATAATTATTGGCGTAGCCCAGGAAGTGAGCGTGCCTTGGTTTGGCACCAGTTACAAAATGGGGGTGGCATTGCTGTTGATGATCATCATTTTGTTCATTCGTCCCCAAGGTTTGTTTAAAGGCACTCAATAA
- a CDS encoding Uma2 family endonuclease — translation MRIVTMLASSPITTLWEFLTLSHIEDSPAWEYVNGVITQKPMPQGQHSQLQYRLCQAINQVAEPLRLAYALPELRCTFADRSLVPDISVFRWQRIPLTTDGDIANHFTSCPDWIIEILSPQQSATKVINNILYCLEQGSELGWLISPEERSILVFFPQYPPKFYGVEAAEMNNREELLPVLNGLDLSLTTAEIFAWLKFVR, via the coding sequence GTGAGAATAGTTACTATGCTTGCCTCTAGCCCCATCACAACGCTATGGGAATTTCTCACCCTATCCCACATTGAAGACTCTCCGGCGTGGGAATATGTGAACGGAGTTATTACTCAAAAACCCATGCCCCAGGGACAGCATAGTCAATTGCAATACCGACTTTGCCAGGCCATTAACCAAGTGGCCGAGCCCCTTCGCCTCGCCTATGCTTTGCCGGAGTTACGCTGTACCTTTGCTGATCGTTCCCTGGTGCCAGATATTTCTGTATTTCGTTGGCAAAGAATTCCCTTAACTACGGATGGAGATATTGCTAATCATTTTACGAGTTGCCCTGATTGGATAATTGAGATTCTCTCCCCCCAGCAAAGCGCAACAAAGGTAATTAATAATATTCTCTATTGCTTAGAGCAGGGCAGTGAATTGGGGTGGCTCATCAGTCCAGAGGAACGTTCAATTTTAGTTTTTTTTCCCCAGTACCCACCAAAGTTTTACGGTGTTGAAGCTGCAGAGATGAACAATAGGGAAGAACTATTGCCAGTATTAAATGGTTTGGACCTCAGCCTAACCACAGCGGAAATTTTTGCTTGGCTCAAATTTGTCCGTTAA
- a CDS encoding cofactor assembly of complex C subunit B yields MSADPNRIVRLLPLGAGSLGGLLLLINRLSTPMLNPSQARSDVVGVILAGMLVCVWLIWQRIQPKSPEAVVLEGKEGFDLLDSLPQEIKTELAWASHLLLTNTVTQTMVVYYDRQVLLRRGILSEQKEVKPGPIVERVMQTQKPVYLVNLPLYPGRVEFDYLPANTQGLICQPLDDRGVLILGANIPRSYTKQDENWVTGIADKIAHSLSMPINA; encoded by the coding sequence ATGAGTGCAGATCCCAATCGTATTGTTCGTTTATTACCCCTTGGGGCGGGCAGTCTCGGGGGACTGTTATTGCTAATTAACCGCCTTTCCACCCCCATGTTAAACCCTTCCCAAGCCCGTTCCGATGTGGTGGGGGTAATTTTGGCGGGGATGCTGGTGTGTGTCTGGCTAATTTGGCAACGGATTCAGCCCAAGTCCCCGGAAGCGGTGGTGCTAGAAGGCAAAGAAGGCTTTGATTTACTGGATAGTCTGCCCCAGGAAATAAAAACAGAGTTAGCTTGGGCTTCCCATTTGCTCTTGACTAATACGGTCACCCAAACCATGGTGGTCTATTACGATCGCCAGGTGTTATTGCGCCGGGGCATTTTGAGTGAGCAAAAAGAAGTGAAACCGGGGCCGATTGTAGAACGGGTAATGCAAACCCAAAAGCCCGTTTATTTGGTGAATTTACCCCTCTATCCCGGTCGAGTGGAATTTGATTATTTACCCGCCAACACCCAGGGTTTAATCTGTCAGCCCCTCGACGATCGGGGTGTGTTAATCCTAGGAGCCAATATTCCCCGCAGTTATACGAAACAGGATGAAAATTGGGTCACGGGCATTGCTGATAAAATTGCCCATAGCTTGAGCATGCCCATCAATGCTTAA